A section of the Fusarium falciforme chromosome 8, complete sequence genome encodes:
- a CDS encoding HET domain-containing protein gives MESGNAARDHIDEIRQDRSPGPNKRNVEDLENALNLLSVELYTSDTHFLLELLQNADDNQYEASKPTFSLTLTDDALITHCNETGFTKRNVEAICRIGKTSKVKSSAGRGYIGEKGIGFKSVFKVASTVWISSCEYSFKFEKEHPLGMITPIWEQLPEDQLSKDAPEGGTSMRLQLSHDCDRRRLREEMTSFDPNILIFLRTLEQITLTVTDSNGYSKRVLRRVREPNAIKILENDKEIFHYATFTHTVPIMPYEPKREGITQSEILLAFPVQDTPSLPPAHQVYAFLPIRNYGFNFLIQADFLLTPNREDLNSSSWNKTLRDSIPKAFVAAVNHLKGTSLRYSWPRYIPSSLQGPFSKTSQQIEKRLKNSHVLESEHAYGGFKQPSSLTFVPDLFTFEDPEDGMKKALTLNEWTRSKYLSQKYSHDDVQHLKRIGLLELDFPTFVEDLKMHLDRRKDEEKYQPKIWHSRLAEIFIQQPIVSRYPASVFDLRIIPLRGGQWISANEAKGMLFFPSQDTIELDLGDTSIMEINPDALESEARTELFRRLGAKQFNDQEICQAIFQLHESLSSTSHLSVESLVSHILFLFHHSWQIPNTTVMWVVTQMGQRVRACQVYTLLLEVGDEVLPALHRSYVDNVDLKDRERLDRWFTDGLGIRRVPPLVEGSTNRFLLSRDMSLVRDKWASADFLKLLRDNMEEYSEWLEMGSNKSREWINSSEKLKACLAKTKVQCRGERPYARLNETILLPAGQGKWSKLEAHFPVLDVPEPESSSWSFLRHFGVRDGTNLELYLEILKTARDDKRSGDYTWVYESIQDIWSQNDRAIGQAFSRQSIIFIPETKFTEPQWVTADECVWAGPELLRRIPVLNRVYGSCEALFKGFLGVKGTTTEILIAEAKKIRDDDNIGYIAALFSVIDAYARRDEESQQLKQRSKHQKQRPKQLAKMIASLQDYPIFPIELERYKEGAQGRHMLRSWTSKTWFIADRPHLRESLADAVLLLAFDIGQFDRMEWIRHLPGIEERLLSKVAFCRPMPGLHAVQNDAYTKLFRTRSKFISWLIPRSWPERDNKVKQLKSAVVFCADRLEVTWVVRDGSYEYYSKPAPSRALAIQGDDGIHIYMNSQDVMSSSIPPEVAESLSADCGIPDKAMTTLVVLTYKEETIEAELARRGVYKPFEDDPYADFGEDEDGEDEQCKEGSARNTSVEKPKVQPEKRPNHPNEHPKLRTAKGPLKEVKVNVLVPSPADSGSTAEAVDEMPSQARRHGKNKNRDSELNNMSEGPSKPRERKSTSLGAQMEPPVGKEKSWAILASLKKSIGYNIDYGSQHMTEQHLSPADTITRSMASLGQKTDAARSSRALAYSTSVGRIPHPPSSSVPPAKTLSEVVESFSQPANTVKIEDLAQLPYVHGMDNKFSLTGQANMIFVPNPQDLPQLSSTARSNPNGFTVLPACLQLAKDGDRTIFIARNNLGTDDHELAFLGQALVSNRLKELLGDRYIEEKHWTSPMRCRLTQGPFNFEPKRATFTITSDDGANFTEFLVRNLYNEAMKWREGCPNYHIEVHATAGSPGSPLVMRTSTMEMARKYRLGQTSALPDNVFILICIFNSQAEPELRLFVDPWALYAAGELELEAKADYANYHHVIINRRSGIRDPEWTGAPRRKQGYAQLVWDFFQRDGPSRSLPPPAESYVWEPLRFSTNTRLLCLKPGNDIDELRGELKEISLDPNVGVEYFAISYAWGSSLKQFSLQTPQGRIPLTASLYLGLKRLRRKHDEIWLWADAICINQDDREGDDEKARQIRLMTNIFQSAARVYIWLGEEEDESDIAIQFLERITPIASAEMDGQDPKHLPNIDFPKVEDPTWSILTKLLERKWFRRVWVAQELVLAQEAIVVCGSHQMPWDTFHAAVELCFAVVESEGFGFLLPRQTKVAAVLHLGAFRRYYYSDRVGQDRAPRDELLTLLERFQMAEATRQRDKLFALLSLAKDGKDYTPDYKKPLEHIISHFAGVLVERGRTMDLLYRARGYSEQFAQFPSWIPNWMSSPFPDTISRWPSRTGGKNFAAATSVNSDTPKPRVNGSALHIHGYKLDSIKKLGQCRSNTNEIRSYLNEIFSTVDEVYWELAEDERRKIKCQLPIGNASKASRDNWHKGDRHASFLALMDYLKRHKELDKAESHKLLSLRRPDIPTVSDAQLRQLQPYMFTVLDFAELFSSAVVAVTNKKRLVGIVPATAQEGDLVVMFGGSEVPFLIRKGLEPFQFYFVGECYFHGVMYREHGIGSQIKEFQVC, from the exons ATGGAGTCCGGCAATGCAGCCCGTGACCATATCGATGAAATCAGGCAGGACAGAAGCCCAGGGCCCAACAAGCGAAACGTCGAAGATCTGGAGAACGCGCTGAACCT GCTCTCTGTGGAATTGTATACCAGCGACACCCACTTTTTACTCGAACTTCTCCAGAATGCCGACGACAATCAGTACGAGGCCTCAAAGCCAACCTTCTCCCTAACTCTCACAGACGACGCCCTTATCACCCACTGCAACGAAACAGGCTTCACTAAACGCAATGTCGAGGCCATTTGCAGAATCGGAAAAACCTCCAAGGTCAAGTCCTCGGCTGGTCGAGGGTACATCGGCGAGAAGGGCATCGGCTTCAAGTCAGTTTTCAAGGTTGCCAGCACCGTCTGGATTTCTTCCTGCGAGTACTCGTTCAAGTTTGAAAAGGAACATCCTCTCGGTATGATCACTCCGATTTGGGAGCAACTGCCCGAGGATCAGCTCTCCAAAGATGCACCAGAGGGTGGCACGTCGATGCGACTTCAACTGTCACATGACTGTGACAGAAGACGACTACGGGAAGAGATGACCTCTTTCGACCccaacatcctcatcttcctcaggACACTGGAGCAAATCACACTGACCGTCACCGACTCGAATGGATATTCAAAGAGAGTGCTACGTCGAGTGAGAGAGCCAAACGCCATCAAAATCTTGGAAAACGACAAGGAGATTTTCCATTATGCCACATTCACACACACCGTTCCAATCATGCCTTATGAGCCGAAACGTGAGGGCATCACCCAGTCCGAGATCTTATTGGCATTCCCAGTACAGGACACCCCAAGTCTACCCCCAGCACATCAAGTCTACGCTTTTCTCCCAATCCGTAACTATGGCTTCAAT TTTCTGATTCAGGCAGACTTTTTGCTCACACCCAATCGCGAAGACCTGAATAGCTCGTCTTGGAACAAGACCTTGCGCGATTCGATCCCAAAGGCCTTTGTTGCGGCAGTGAATCATCTCAAGGGGACAAGTCTTCGCTATTCATGGCCACGGTACATTCCCTCATCCCTTCAAGGCCCATTTTCAAAGACTTCTCAGCAGATCGAAAAAAGGCTCAAGAACAGTCATGTGTTGGAATCCGAACATGCATATGGTGGCTTCAAACAGCCATCCTCACTGACTTTTGTTCCCGACTTGTTCACTTTTGAAGACCCCGAGGACGGAATGAAAAAAGCCTTGACTCTCAACGAATGGACTCGATCAAAGTATCTGTCTCAGAAATACTCTCATGATGATGTCCAGCATCTGAAGCGTATAGGCCTGCTCGAGTTAGACTTCCCGACGTTTGTGGAAGACCTGAAAATGCACCTTGACCGGCGAAAAGACGAGGAGAAATACCAGCCAAAGATATGGCATTCTCGATTGGCCGAGATTTTTATCCAGCAGCCCATCGTGTCTCGGTATCCGGCGTCGGTCTTTGACCTGCGGATCATACCGTTGCGTGGAGGACAGTGGATTTCGGCCAACGAAGCCAAGGGCATGCTTTTTTTCCCGTCTCAAGACACAATCGAACTGGACTTGGGGGACACGTCGATCATGGAGATAAACCCGGATGCTTTGGAATCTGAAGCACGGACTGAGCTATTTCGGAGGCTAGGAGCCAAGCAGTTCAACGACCAAGAAATCTGCCAAGCCATCTTTCAACTACACGAGTCCTTATCATCCACAAGCCACCTTTCGGTCGAGAGCCTTGTTTCTCATatcctctttctctttcaCCATTCGTGGCAAATCCCGAACACTACTGTGATGTGGGTCGTAACGCAGATGGGACAACGGGTCCGAGCCTGCCAGGTATACACGCTTCTGTTGGAAGTGGGTGACGAGGTTCTTCCAGCTCTACATCGGAGTTATGTCGACAATGTTGATTTGAAAGACCGAGAAAGATTGGACCGCTGGTTTACGGATGGACTCGGTATTCGGCgtgttcctcctcttgtAGAAGGCTCCACCAACAGATTTTTGCTTTCCAGGGATATGAGTCTCGTAAGAGACAAGTGGGCTTCAGCCGACTTCTTGAAGCTACTGCGAGACAACATGGAAGAGTACTCAGAATGGTTGGAGATGGGCTCAAACAAGTCCAGGGAGTGGATCAACTCCAGCGAAAAGCTGAAGGCATGCCTGGCGAAAACCAAGGTGCAATGCCGTGGCGAGCGCCCCTATGCCCGCCTGAATGAAACCATTCTTCTACCAGCTGGGCAGGGAAAGTGGTCGAAGCTGGAGGCTCACTTCCCCGTCCTCGATGTCCCGGAGCCAGAGAGCTCGTCCTGGTCGTTTCTGCGGCATTTTGGTGTTCGTGACGGAACTAACCTAGAACTCTACCTGGAAATTCTGAAAACTGCCCGAGACGACAAACGGTCGGGGGACTACACATGGGTGTATGAGTCAATACAGGATATCTGGTCACAAAACGATAGAGCTATCGG GCAAGCCTTCTCAAGAcaatccatcatcttcatcccggAAACTAAATTCACCGAGCCGCAGTGGGTTACTGCTGATGAATGCGTCTGGGCCGGCCCCGAGCTCCTCAGACGGATTCCAGTCTTGAATAGGGTGTATGGATCCTGTGAAGCACTCTTCAAGGGGTTCCTAGGGGTGAAAGGGACGACTACAGAGATTCTAATCGCCGAGGCGAAAAAGATTCGGGATGACGACAACATTGGGTATATTGCCGCTCTGTTCTCGGTCATTGATGCATATGCTCGCCGCGACGAGGAGAGTCAACAGCTAAAACAGCGGTCGAAACATCAGAAACAGCGGCCGAAACAGCTAGCTAAGATGATAGCATCTCTTCAAGACTACCCGATCTTCCCCATTGAGCTCGAGCGTTACAAGGAGGGGGCCCAAGGACGTCACATGCTTCGTTCGTGGACCTCGAAGACTTGGTTCATCGCGGACCGCCCTCACCTCCGCGAGTCCTTGGCAGATGCGGTTCTGCTGCTTGCCTTTGACATAGGTCAGTTCGATCGTATGGAATGGATTCGACATCTGCCGGGCATCGAGGAGCGGCTGCTGTCCAAGGTGGCCTTTTGCCGACCCATGCCTGGACTGCACGCTGTACAAAACGATGCTTACACGAAACTATTCCGGACCAGGTCCAAGTTCATTTCATG GCTGATACCTCGCTCCTGGCCCGAGAGAGATAACAAAGTGAAGCAGCTGAAGTCTGCGGTAGTATTTTGTGCTGATAGGCTGGAGGTGACGTGGGTTGTGAGGGATGGCTCTTACGAATATTACAGTAAGCCTGCCCCTAGCAGGGCTCTGGCGATTCAGGGTGACGATGGCATTCATATCTACATGAATTCCCAAGACGTCATGTCAAGTTCCATACCCCCAGAGGTTGCAGAGTCGCTGTCGGCGGACTGTGGCATTCCAGACAAAGCAATGACTACACTAGTGGTCTTGACCTACAAGGAAGAAACaatcgaggccgagctggCACGCCGGGGAGTATACAAGCCATTCGAGGATGATCCTTACGCCGATTTTG gcgaagacgaggatggcgaggacgagCAGTGCAAAGAAGGATCGGCGCGAAATACCTCGgtcgagaagcccaaggtcCAACCGGAGAAGAGGCCGAACCATCCAAATGAGCATCCCAAACTCCGTACTGCAAAGGGGCCTCTGAAGGAGGTAAAGGTCAATGTGTTGGTGCCCTCACCAGCAGACTCAGGTTCAACGGCAGAAGCCGTTGACGAGATGCCATCCCAGGCACGACGCCACGGAAAGAACAAGAATCGCGACTCTGAGCTAAATAACATGTCAGAAGGTCCATCCAAGCCTCGGGAACGAAAGAGTACGTCTCTTGGCGCTCAGATGGAGCCTCCAGTAGGAAAGGAGAAGTCGTGGGCGATCTTGGCATCTCTCAAAAAGAGCATCGGGTACAATATCGACTATGGTTCCCAACATATGACGGAGCAGCATCTGTCTCCCGCCGATACAATCACACGTTCGATGGCCTCGCTTGGTCAGAAAACCGATGCAGCTCGCTCTTCGCGAGCCCTAGCTTACTCGACTTCTGTGGGCAGAATCCCACATCCGCCCAGTTCAAGCGTGCCACCAGCCAAGACGCTCAGCGAAGTTGTAGAATCCTTCTCCCAACCAGCCAATACTGTCAAGATCGAGGACCTCGCCCAGCTGCCTTATGTCCATGGAATGGACAACAAGTTCAGCCTCACGGGTCAAGCCAACATGATCTTCGTTCCCAACCCCCAGGATCTACCCCAGCTCAGCTCGACAGCAAGATCGAACCCAAATGGCTTCACAGTTCTTCCAGCATGTTTGCAGCTCGCCAAGGATGGAGACCGAACAATCTTTATAGCCCGGAACAACCTAGGGACCGACGATCATGAGTTGGCCTTTCTTGGACAAGCACTT GTTTCAAACAGGTTAAAAGAGCTCCTTGGAGACCGCTACATCGAAGAGAAACACTGGACGAGCCCTATGCGTTGTCGTTTAACCCAGGGCCCATTCAACTTCGAACCAAAGCGTGCCACATTTACTATCACCAGCGATGATGGAGCCAATTTCACAGAGTTCTTAGTTCGTAACTTATACAACGAAGCCATGAAATGGAGAGAGGGGTGCCCGAACTATCACATTGAGGTTCACGCTACGGCTGGCAGCCCAGGATCCCCGTTGGTTATGAGGACGTCGACGATGGAAATG GCTCGCAAGTACCGTCTAGGACAAACCTCTGCTTTGCCAGATAATGTCTTTATCCTCATTTGCATTTTCAACTCGCAGGCGGAGCCCGAACTACGGCTCTTTGTCGACCCGTGGGCACTCTACGCGGCcggggagctggagctggaggccaaggccgactaTGCGAATTACCATCACGTTATCATCAACCGTAGGAGTGGCATTAGGGACCCCGAATGGACTGGCGCGCCGAGACGCAAGCAAGGATATGCTCAATTGGTTTGGGACTTTTTCCAGAGAGACGGTCCTTCTCGTAGCCTGCCACCACCGGCCGAGTCGTATGTCTGGGAACCATTGAGATTCTCGACAAACACAAGACTGCTTTGTCTTAAGCCGGGCAATGACATTGACGAACTCCGCggtgagctcaaggagatttCCCTAGACCCCAACGTTGGCGTCGAGTATTTCGCCATCTCGTACGCTTGGGGTAGCAGCCTCAAGCAATTCTCCTTACAGACCCCCCAGGGACGCATACCGCTAACTGCCTCTCTATATCTCGGGTTAAAGCGCCTGCGGCGGAAGCATGACGAGATCTGGTTATGGGCGGATGCGATATGCATCAACCAAGACGACAGAGaaggcgacgacgagaaggCGCGCCAGATTCGCCTGATGACCAACATCTTCCAGTCAGCCGCCCGTGTCTACATCTGGCTgggggaagaggaagatgagagcGACATAGCAATCCAGTTCTTGGAGAGGATTACACCGATAGCCTCGGCAGAGATGGACGGTCAGGACCCGAAACACCTCCCTAACATTGACTTCCCGAAAGTAGAGGACCCAACATGGAGCATCCTAaccaagcttctcgagcgCAAGTGGTTTCGGCGAGTATGGGTCGCCCAGGAGCTCGTTCTTGCTCAGGAGGCCATTGTGGTGTGCGGTTCCCACCAGATGCCCTGGGATACGTTCCACGCTGCAGTAGAGCTATGCTTTGCAGTCGTCGAAAGCGAGGGGTTTGGCTTTCTTCTGCCTCGGCAGACCAAGGTCGCTGCCGTTCTACACCTGGGAGCATTCCGCCGGTACTACTATAGCGACCGTGTCGGCCAAGACCGTGCCCCGCGTGACGAGCTGCTAACGCTTCTTGAGCGCTTCCAGATGGCAGAAGCTACTCGCCAGCGTGACAAACTGTTTGCTCTGCTGAGTCTGGCCAAGGATGGCAAAGACTACACCCCAGACTACAAGAAGCCCCTAGAACACATCATCTCCCACTTTGCGGGTGTGCTTGTCGAGAGAGGCAGAACAATGGACTTGCTGTATCGGGCAAGGGGTTATTCGGAGCAATTCGCCCAGTTTCCCTCCTGGATCCCCAACTGGATGTCCAGTCCGTTCCCAGACACCATTTCCAGGTGGCCTAGCAGAACCGGCGGCAAGAACTTTGCGGCTGCCACTTCGGTAAACTCGGACACACCGAAGCCGCGGGTTAATGGATCAGCCCTCCACATCCATGGTTACAAGCTGGATTCGATCAAAAAGCTCGGGCAGTGCCGTTCAAACACCAACGAGATCAGATCCTACCTCAACGAGATCTTCAGCACCGTTGACGAGGTGTACTGGGAATTGGCAGAGGATGAAAGGAGAAAGATCAAGTGTCAGCTACCTATCGGCAACGCCAGCAAGGCATCCAGGGACAATTGGCACAAGGGAGATCGTCATGCATCATTCTTGGCCCTGATGGATTACCTCAAGCGTCACAAGGAGCTTGACAAGGCCGAATCCCACAAGCTCCTGAGTCTGCGGAGACCAGACATTCCTACCGTGTCGGACGCGCAGCTTCGCCAGTTGCAGCCTTATATGTTTACAGTTTTGGATTTCGCAGAGCTCTTTTCGTCGGCCGTCGTCGCTGTTACCAACAAGAAGCGGTTGGTGGGAATCGTTCCCGCCACGGCCCAAGAGGGAGATTTAGTCGTCATGTTTGGTGGGAGTGAGGTCCCTTTTCTGATCCGCAAGGGTCTTGAACCTTTTCAGTTTTACTTTGTCGGTGAATGTTATTTTCATGGTGTCATGTACAGGGAGCATGGCATAGGCTCACAAATCAAAGAATTCCAGGTGTGTTAG
- a CDS encoding EthD domain-containing protein, translating to MFGPRTNVSDVRSSRSLLSQSVSAMLPRLAHVMAVTAQHHQTPEMKERARSLGEGVLDYDGCAQLWVRTWDDWLAFYNSKEYAAALSDDCNRFMALPMTYMIGYENLVVGDASKWIGGKDGMDVEKLK from the exons ATGTTCGGTCCCAGGACCAATGTGAGCGATGTTCGGTCCTCTCGGTCCCTGCTTAGTCAGAGTGTTTCTGCcatgcttccccgcctggcccatgtcatggccgtgacaGCACAG CATCATCAAACGCCTGAGATGAAGGAGCGAGCTAGAAGCCTGGGAGAGGGTGTTTTGGATTATGATGGTTGCGCCCAGCTTTGGGTCAGAACGTGGGACGATTGGCTGGCCTTTTACAACAGCAAAGAATATGCTGCGGCGTTGAGTGATGACTGTAATAGGTTCATGGCGCTACCAATGACATACATGATTGGTTACGAAAACCTCGTGGTAGGGGATGCTTCCAAGTGGATAGGCGGCAAGGATGGCATGGatgttgagaagctcaagtaG
- a CDS encoding MFS domain-containing protein → MFARLKSKIRGKTIKRLLSTSCAISFCLYGYDAGVLGGIQETEPFLHAMGYPTGTYVIPMIASAYTLAATVCSLAVTVIGMPLGRRNCILLGNLFVVIGGSLQASAWSVPHMIVGRILCGIGIGFISCSIPTYQAEMSTHHEERGPDVAVTCIFLVSGAAIAYWVDFGFTRMDNQISWRFPVALQVLFAVCAGSIVLLLPDTPRWYYAKGYEAEGDKTLCQIFDAEVHDERVQNMKSSILTSIAFESESDKGFNLLDLIWDRSDLRVGRRIRISFLILAIQQMMGINLSVYYSTVIFAQIGLSPFMAQLLAAIMNTAFALGTVPLVWTVEKFGRRSILMWSAVVLTICMVIFVAMIGISNPTLATQWTAVGAIFVYNTVFGYGWIGICWLYGPEIAPLKLRHAGAAAGAFGEWLFSFITVFAGGIALQNVGWKIWIWMALSCFVAIFFVYFMCPETTGKTLEEIDVLFAREDVKHTILAERLVMQSNAAAEKGEVTSLHVEKS, encoded by the exons ATGTTTGCCCGTCTAAAGTCCAAGATCCGGGGAAAGACGATCAAGCGGTTGCTCTCCACGAGCTGCGCTATC TCTTTCTGCCTCTACGGCTACGATGCGGGTGTCCTTGGTGGCATCCAGGAGACCGAACCTTTCCTGCATGCCATGGGC TACCCGACCGGAACCTATGTCATTCCAATGATCGCCTCAGCTTACACTCTTGCCGCTACCGTTTGCTCGCTTGCAGTAACGGTTATTGGCATGCCTCTCGGTCGACGCAACTGTATCCTCCTGGGTAATCTCTTTGTTGTTATTGGTGGTAGTCTCCAGGCCTCAGCATGGTCCGTTCCTCACATGATTGTTGGCCGTATCCTTTGT GGTATTGGAATTGGT TTCATTTCCTGCTCTATCCCTACCTACCAAGCTGAAATGAGCACCCATCACGAAGAACGCGGGCCTGATGTTGCTGTCACCTGCATCTTCTTGGTTTCAGGTGCCGCTATCGCGTATTGGGTCGACTTTGGGTTCACTCGCATGGACAACCAAATCTCCTGG CGCTTCCCGGTTGCTCTGCAGGTTCTATTCGCCGTTTGCGCCGGCAGCATCGTGCTTCTGCTTCCAGATACTCCCCGATGGTACTACGCAAAGGGCTATGAGGCGGAAGGCGACAAGACCTTGTGTCAAATCTTTGACGCCGAGGTCCACGATGAAAGGGTCCAGAACATGAAGAGCTCTATTCTGACCAGCATCGCCTTCGAGTCTGAGAGCGATAAGGGATTCAACCTTCTGGATCTTATCTGGGATCGTAGCGATCTTCGAGTCGGGCGTCGCATCCgaatttcttttcttattctAGCCATCCAGCAGATGATGG GCATCAATCTTTCCGTCTACTACAGCACAGTCATCTTTGCTCAAATCGGTCTGTCACCCTTCATGGCTCAGCTCCTGGCTGCAATAATGAATACTGCCTTTGCACTCGGAACGGTTCCACTCGTTTGGACTGTCGAGAAGTTTGGTCGACGTAGTATTCTCATGTGGTCCGCAGTTGTTTTGACAATCTGCATGGTGATTTTCGTTGCAATGATTGGCATTTCTAACCCTACCCTCGCCACTCAATGGACAGCGGTCGGCGCCATCTTTGTCTACAATACAGTATTCGGCTACGGATGGATCGGAATCTGTTGGCTTTACGGTCCGGAG ATTGCGCCTCTCAAGCTTCGGCATGCTGGTGCCGCCGCCGGAGCCTTTGGCGAGTGGCTCTTTTCTTTCATCACCGTATTTGCTGGTGGTATCGCACTTCAGAATGTCGGTTGGAAGATATGGATTTGGATGGCCTTGTCTTGCTTTGTGGCAATCTTTTTCGTTTATTTCATGTGTCCCGAG ACTACTGGAAAGACCTTGGAGGAGATCGACGTGCTCTTTGCCAGGGAAGATGTCAAGCACACCATCTTGGCGGAACGGTTGGTCATGCAAAGCAATGCTGCGGCAGAGAAGGGGGAAGTTACATCGCTGCATGTCGAGAAATCCTAA
- a CDS encoding Oxidored-FMN domain-containing protein produces the protein MTAITKSVQSVQGEAKASNGLSDSRLFKPIKIGNMMLHHRIAMCPLTRYRASDEHVPTPSFQDYYGQRASVPGTLLISEGTFISPAHGGFANAPGIYTDEQIKAWRPVTDAVHAKGGFIFCQLWALGRTAEPDVAEKEGIEFRSSSDIAPDSVRPRPKPFTIPEIHECVQVYAQAAKNAIEAGFDGVELHGANGYLIDQFIQDRCNQRTDAYGGSIENRSRFAVEVVKAVCDAIGPERTGIRFSPWSVYNDMRMEDPIPQFSDLIERLKPFNLAYLHLIESRIAGAQDVESGSTDKLTFAIDIWDGPLFIAGGYTPESARRLVDEDYPTRDIVVPFGRYFLSTPDLPFRIQRGLELNKYDRATFYTPKEIKGYTDYPFSEQFLEFIKSNGS, from the coding sequence ATGACAGCAATCACGAAATCCGTTCAATCAGTTCAAGGCGAGGCCAAAGCCTCAAATGGTCTTTCCGACTCTCGGCTTTTTAAACCCATCAAGATTGGCAACATGATGCTTCACCATCGCATTGCCATGTGCCCTTTGACTCGTTATCGAGCCTCGGATGAGCATGTCCCTACACCTTCTTTCCAGGATTATTACGGCCAAAGAGCATCTGTTCCTGGCACACTTTTAATTTCGGAAGGGACCTTCATCTCCCCGGCACATGGTGGATTCGCCAATGCACCCGGTATCTACACTGATGAGCAGATCAAGGCGTGGCGACCTGTCACGGATGCCGTTCATGCAAAAGGAGGATTCATATTCTGCCAACTCTGGGCACTCGGTCGAACTGCTGAGCCCGACGTCGCAGAGAAAGAGGGCATTGAATTTCGCAGCTCTAGCGACATTGCCCCGGATTCAGTCCGACCCAGGCCGAAACCATTCACCATCCCCGAGATTCATGAGTGTGTTCAGGTTTATGCACAGGCCGCCAAAAATGCTATTGAGGCTGGCTTCGACGGCGTCGAACTCCATGGAGCAAACGGATATCTTATCGATCAATTTATCCAGGATCGATGCAATCAAAGGACCGACGCCTATGGCGGTAGCATTGAGAACCGTTCCAGGTTCGCTGTCGAGGTGGTCAAAGCAGTCTGTGATGCCATTGGCCCCGAGCGAACAGGCATAAGGTTCAGTCCTTGGAGCGTTTACAACGACATGCGGATGGAGGACCCGATCCCACAGTTCTCAGATCTCATTGAGAGACTGAAGCCGTTCAATCTTGCATATCTTCACTTGATAGAATCCAGGATTGCCGGCGCACAAGACGTCGAATCTGGTAGCACCGACAAGCTGACCTTTGCCATTGACATCTGGGATGGACCACTTTTCATCGCCGGTGGGTATACTCCTGAGAGTGCACGAAGGCTTGTGGACGAGGATTATCCCACTAGGGATATCGTGGTTCCGTTTGGGAGATATTTCCTCTCTACGCCAGATCTTCCATTCCGAATTCAGAGAGGCCTAGAGCTCAACAAGTATGATCGCGCAACGTTCTACACGCCAAAGGAGATTAAAGGCTACACCGATTATCCTTTCAGCGAGCAGTTCTTGGAATTCATCAAAAGCAATGGTAGTTAG